In Streptomyces sp. NBC_00306, a single genomic region encodes these proteins:
- a CDS encoding ABC transporter permease: MTTLTPTTATRADRPAVRGGHGQLSLLVHQIRFEQLSFWRNPQSMVFTFVLPIVIIGIFGAVFSGGSGETFFFGLTGMQYYTPTIAAVSVLGACYGQLAIVLAMRRQQGILKRLHATPLPAWIYFAGLLVHCVVVSVVDVALVMGIGSLYGVTLPSAWGPVVLTLVLGAASFCALGVGVASLIRNSEAAPAVVQFIQFPLVFISGSYFPIHADVLNTIAGLLPVKPFNDAMLAPFANDAGYQWKELAVLAAWGVIGALIAVRRFRWDPRPE; encoded by the coding sequence ATGACCACCCTGACCCCGACCACGGCCACGCGCGCCGACCGTCCCGCGGTCCGCGGCGGACATGGCCAACTGTCCCTGCTCGTCCACCAGATCCGCTTCGAGCAGCTGTCGTTCTGGCGCAACCCGCAGTCGATGGTCTTCACCTTCGTCCTGCCGATCGTCATCATCGGGATCTTCGGTGCCGTCTTCAGCGGCGGCAGCGGCGAGACCTTCTTCTTCGGCCTCACGGGCATGCAGTACTACACGCCCACGATCGCCGCGGTGTCGGTGCTCGGCGCCTGTTACGGCCAGCTGGCGATCGTGCTGGCGATGCGCCGCCAGCAGGGCATCCTCAAGCGGCTGCACGCCACCCCGCTGCCCGCCTGGATCTACTTCGCCGGGCTGCTGGTCCACTGTGTGGTGGTCAGCGTCGTCGACGTCGCCCTGGTCATGGGCATCGGCTCGCTGTACGGGGTGACGCTGCCCTCCGCCTGGGGGCCCGTCGTGCTGACGCTGGTGCTGGGTGCGGCGAGCTTCTGCGCCCTGGGGGTGGGCGTCGCCTCGCTCATCAGGAACTCGGAGGCGGCCCCGGCCGTCGTGCAGTTCATCCAGTTCCCGCTGGTCTTCATCTCCGGCAGCTACTTTCCGATCCACGCCGACGTGTTGAACACGATCGCGGGTCTGCTGCCGGTGAAGCCGTTCAACGACGCCATGCTGGCGCCGTTCGCCAACGACGCCGGCTACCAGTGGAAGGAACTCGCCGTCCTGGCGGCCTGGGGTGTCATCGGCGCCCTGATCGCCGTGCGCCGCTTCCGCTGGGACCCGCGGCCGGAGTGA
- a CDS encoding ABC transporter ATP-binding protein has protein sequence MTAVAVEGLRKRYGDHEAVRGVDFTVSEGEIFALLGPNGAGKTTTLEILEGFRERDGGRVEVLGRDPGKKADGKWLRGRIGLVLQDIAVEPYLSVRETIARNAGYYPAPRGVDEVIDLVGLQEKRGAKVKDLSGGQKRRLDLALGVIGDPQLLFLDEPTTGFDPGARRGAWDVVRNLRDAGTTIVLTTHYMDEAQALADSVVVIAGGEIVATGTPETLGGRDSALARISFALPRGAVASDIPLTVTAVEDGLVTAEAEEPTAALHKLTDWALRRGTPLERLSVVQPTLEDVYLDLTRDYADLTDKEAPSPSSGRGPRRPRRSRS, from the coding sequence GTGACCGCGGTGGCCGTGGAGGGCCTGCGTAAGCGCTACGGAGACCACGAGGCCGTACGCGGTGTGGACTTCACCGTCTCGGAGGGCGAGATCTTCGCCCTGCTGGGTCCGAACGGCGCGGGCAAGACCACCACACTGGAGATACTCGAGGGCTTCCGTGAACGCGACGGCGGCCGGGTCGAGGTGCTCGGGCGCGACCCGGGGAAGAAGGCGGACGGCAAGTGGCTGCGCGGCCGGATCGGTCTCGTGCTCCAGGACATCGCCGTCGAGCCGTATCTGTCGGTACGGGAGACCATCGCGCGCAACGCCGGCTACTACCCGGCGCCGCGCGGCGTGGACGAGGTGATCGACCTCGTCGGTCTTCAGGAGAAGCGCGGCGCGAAGGTGAAGGACCTCTCAGGAGGGCAGAAGCGGCGTCTGGACCTGGCGTTGGGCGTCATCGGTGACCCGCAGCTGCTGTTCCTGGACGAGCCCACCACCGGTTTCGACCCGGGCGCCCGCCGCGGTGCCTGGGACGTGGTGCGCAATCTCCGGGACGCCGGCACCACGATCGTGCTGACCACCCACTACATGGACGAGGCCCAGGCGCTCGCCGACTCGGTCGTCGTCATCGCCGGCGGTGAGATCGTCGCCACCGGCACACCGGAGACCCTCGGCGGCCGGGACAGCGCGCTGGCCCGCATCAGCTTCGCGCTGCCGCGCGGCGCCGTGGCGTCCGACATCCCGCTCACCGTCACGGCGGTGGAGGACGGTCTGGTGACGGCGGAGGCCGAGGAGCCGACCGCGGCCCTGCACAAGCTCACCGACTGGGCGCTGCGCCGTGGCACTCCGCTGGAGCGCCTCAGCGTGGTGCAGCCGACGCTGGAGGACGTCTACCTGGACCTCACGCGTGATTACGCGGACCTCACAGACAAGGAAGCACCCTCGCCGTCCTCGGGCCGAGGGCCGCGCCGACCGAGGCGGAGCCGCTCATGA
- a CDS encoding FAD-dependent monooxygenase → MQFGEVDEVERPRITVVGAGIGGLALAGALSANGTPYEIFEQTRQLAEVGAGVQLSPNAIRPLVRLGLEPALRKHAVRIEAMEVRGWTGRPIARTPLGGDCERMFGAPYLTIHRAHLHEALLSLVDGDSLHLGRRLRAAQETSEGARLTFDDGTVRPADVVVGADGIHSTVRETFHRDAPVFAGLGIYRGLVPVDRLPAEARESLVRLWLGPGGHFVCYPVSSGEYISYAATVPMTEAPAESWSAPGNPDDLTRAFGTWNGLVGDIVRAVESTHQWALHDRPPLRTWSSSHITLLGDAAHPMLPFMAQGANQAIEDAMDLAACLADDSGTPVASRLAHYESLRIPRTAEIQRGSRGNAGVLHLPDGPAQRRRDARMAVHAALHDRATLYAHETGRSVVPTGV, encoded by the coding sequence GTGCAGTTCGGGGAAGTGGACGAAGTGGAACGGCCGCGGATCACCGTGGTCGGCGCGGGCATCGGGGGCCTGGCACTCGCCGGCGCGCTGTCCGCGAACGGCACACCGTACGAGATCTTCGAGCAGACCCGGCAGCTGGCCGAGGTCGGGGCGGGCGTCCAGCTCTCCCCGAACGCGATCCGCCCCCTGGTCCGCCTCGGTCTCGAACCCGCGCTGCGCAAGCACGCGGTACGCATCGAGGCGATGGAGGTACGCGGCTGGACCGGCCGCCCCATCGCCCGCACCCCGCTCGGCGGGGACTGCGAGCGCATGTTCGGCGCGCCCTATCTGACCATCCACCGGGCGCATCTCCACGAGGCCCTGCTCTCCCTGGTGGACGGCGACAGCCTCCACCTGGGACGTCGGCTGCGCGCCGCACAGGAGACTTCGGAGGGAGCACGGCTCACCTTCGACGACGGCACCGTCCGCCCGGCTGATGTCGTCGTCGGCGCGGACGGAATCCACTCGACGGTCCGCGAGACGTTCCACCGCGACGCCCCGGTCTTCGCCGGCCTCGGCATCTACCGCGGTCTCGTCCCGGTGGACCGTCTGCCCGCCGAGGCCCGCGAGTCGCTGGTACGTCTGTGGCTCGGCCCGGGCGGACACTTCGTCTGCTACCCGGTCTCCTCGGGCGAGTACATCAGCTACGCGGCGACCGTGCCGATGACCGAGGCACCGGCCGAGTCCTGGTCGGCGCCGGGGAACCCGGACGACCTGACACGGGCCTTCGGGACGTGGAACGGCCTGGTCGGCGACATCGTCCGGGCCGTGGAGAGCACCCACCAGTGGGCGCTGCACGACCGGCCTCCGCTGCGCACCTGGTCCAGCAGCCACATCACGCTGCTCGGTGACGCGGCGCACCCGATGCTGCCGTTCATGGCGCAGGGCGCGAACCAGGCGATCGAGGACGCGATGGACCTGGCGGCCTGCCTCGCCGACGACTCCGGCACACCGGTCGCCTCCCGGCTCGCGCACTACGAGTCGCTGCGCATCCCGCGCACCGCGGAGATCCAGCGCGGCTCCCGCGGCAACGCCGGAGTCCTGCATCTGCCCGACGGCCCGGCCCAGCGCCGCCGCGACGCACGGATGGCGGTCCATGCGGCCCTGCACGACCGGGCGACGCTGTACGCGCACGAGACCGGTCGCAGTGTCGTGCCGACGGGGGTGTGA